From the Maioricimonas rarisocia genome, one window contains:
- a CDS encoding aldehyde dehydrogenase family protein, with the protein MATAHANIQALTAARFETPAKFTQFCENGGQPLGGYIGGQSVPGSMNATFETVDPGSLEVLARVSEMAESEVDRAVAAAQAAFAGNGVNGWRDFPVDERCELVMKLVELADRDRDVLLACEIRDGGKVSELAEGDVDQIRACAEYFCDVAKRIPLGDGPSQEVADGVRGFTYREPWGVVAGIIPWNYPIVLTSWFMFPALLSGNCIIIKPAEDTPLSALYLAKLAEEAGFPPGVINVLPGRGELTGQAIAEHPGIRYISFTGSPGVGQHILRTCDRHGTRMKREMGGNGSAIVLDDADPQVVARMIGRHANQHFGQTCCTIHRVFVDKKIADDFIDAERDFFENLKIGYQAEEGTQLGAVINPTQMSRILRAQADAIARGGEPLVAGGPAEVQGRKGFYLKPALYRTNPGVHCNPQEVFHTFATICPVSSAEEALELANSTPYGLGASVWTKDVDRGIALAKKFRDGTCQVNCHNSIAYGLPYGGQGISGGPGAGVNCEETFRDYTQVKAVYVSEYPEA; encoded by the coding sequence ATGGCAACCGCTCATGCCAACATTCAGGCGCTGACCGCCGCACGCTTCGAAACCCCCGCCAAGTTTACCCAGTTCTGCGAGAACGGCGGACAGCCGCTGGGTGGTTACATCGGCGGGCAGAGCGTCCCCGGCTCGATGAACGCCACGTTCGAAACCGTCGACCCCGGTTCGCTCGAAGTTCTCGCCCGCGTCAGCGAAATGGCTGAGTCGGAAGTTGACCGCGCCGTCGCCGCTGCCCAGGCCGCATTCGCCGGCAACGGCGTGAACGGCTGGCGGGACTTCCCGGTCGACGAGCGATGCGAACTGGTGATGAAGCTGGTCGAACTGGCCGATCGCGACCGCGACGTGCTGCTCGCCTGCGAGATCCGGGACGGCGGCAAAGTCTCCGAACTGGCTGAAGGGGACGTCGACCAGATCCGCGCCTGTGCCGAGTACTTCTGCGACGTCGCCAAACGAATTCCACTCGGTGACGGTCCCTCGCAGGAGGTCGCGGACGGCGTTCGCGGCTTCACGTACCGCGAACCGTGGGGCGTTGTGGCGGGCATCATCCCCTGGAACTACCCGATCGTGCTGACGTCGTGGTTCATGTTCCCGGCACTGCTGTCGGGCAACTGCATCATCATCAAGCCGGCCGAAGACACGCCCCTCTCGGCACTGTACCTGGCGAAGCTGGCTGAAGAAGCGGGCTTCCCGCCCGGCGTGATCAACGTCCTGCCCGGCCGCGGCGAACTGACCGGCCAGGCGATCGCCGAGCATCCCGGCATCCGCTACATCTCGTTCACCGGTTCGCCGGGCGTGGGCCAGCACATTCTTCGTACCTGCGACCGACACGGCACGCGGATGAAGCGTGAGATGGGTGGCAACGGCTCGGCGATCGTGCTCGATGATGCCGACCCGCAGGTTGTCGCCCGCATGATCGGCCGTCACGCCAACCAGCACTTCGGCCAGACCTGCTGCACGATCCATCGCGTGTTCGTCGACAAGAAAATTGCCGATGACTTCATCGATGCCGAGCGGGACTTCTTCGAGAACCTGAAGATCGGTTATCAGGCCGAGGAAGGAACGCAACTGGGGGCGGTGATCAATCCGACGCAGATGTCGCGCATCCTGCGGGCCCAGGCGGACGCGATCGCCCGCGGCGGCGAGCCGCTGGTTGCCGGCGGACCGGCCGAAGTGCAGGGTCGCAAGGGCTTCTACCTGAAGCCGGCCCTGTACCGGACCAATCCGGGCGTGCACTGCAACCCGCAGGAAGTCTTCCACACGTTCGCGACGATCTGCCCGGTCTCGTCGGCCGAGGAAGCTCTCGAACTGGCCAACAGCACGCCGTACGGCCTGGGGGCGAGCGTCTGGACGAAGGATGTCGATCGGGGCATTGCGCTGGCGAAGAAGTTCCGTGACGGAACGTGTCAGGTGAACTGCCACAACAGCATCGCCTACGGGCTGCCGTACGGCGGCCAGGGGATCTCCGGCGGCCCGGGAGCGGGCGTGAACTGCGAAGAGACGTTCCGGGATTACACGCAGGTGAAAGCGGTGTACGTTTCGGAGTACCCGGAGGCGTAA
- a CDS encoding SDR family oxidoreductase translates to MSQVVVITGASAGVGRATAVEFARQGYDIALLARGKQRLEAARREIEALGVRALPISVDIADPDAVERAADEVERELGPIDVWVNNAMTTVFAPFKEITPKEFRRATEVTYLGTVYGTMAALKRMLPRDKGSIVQVGSALAYRAIPLQAPYCGAKHAVRGFTDSIRSELIHDKSKVRLSMVHLPAMNTPQFSWCKTHLPRHPQPVPPIFQPEVAARGIVWAAKHRRREVHVGRSAVLAIWGNKLFPGFGDRYLAANGLEGQQTDEPVQENRPYNLFEPVDADFGARGIFDDRASDSSWQLWVTTHRGLVTAVGAAAVLVAAGMAAWWM, encoded by the coding sequence ATGAGTCAGGTCGTTGTCATCACGGGAGCTTCGGCGGGCGTCGGGCGAGCCACTGCCGTCGAGTTCGCCCGACAGGGGTACGACATCGCGTTGCTCGCACGGGGAAAGCAGCGGCTCGAAGCCGCGCGCCGTGAAATCGAGGCCCTGGGGGTGCGGGCATTACCGATCTCGGTCGACATCGCTGATCCGGACGCCGTCGAACGGGCTGCCGACGAGGTCGAACGGGAACTCGGCCCGATCGACGTCTGGGTCAACAACGCCATGACGACCGTCTTCGCTCCGTTCAAAGAGATCACGCCGAAAGAATTCCGCCGGGCGACGGAAGTGACCTATCTGGGGACCGTCTACGGCACGATGGCCGCGCTCAAGCGAATGCTTCCTCGCGACAAGGGATCGATCGTGCAGGTCGGATCGGCCCTCGCTTACCGCGCGATCCCGCTGCAGGCTCCGTACTGTGGAGCCAAGCACGCCGTCCGGGGTTTCACCGATTCGATCCGCTCGGAACTGATCCACGACAAAAGCAAGGTTCGCCTGAGCATGGTTCATCTGCCGGCAATGAATACGCCGCAGTTCAGCTGGTGCAAGACTCATCTGCCGCGGCACCCGCAACCGGTGCCGCCGATCTTCCAGCCGGAAGTCGCCGCCCGCGGCATCGTGTGGGCTGCGAAGCACCGCAGGCGAGAAGTGCATGTTGGTCGGTCAGCTGTTCTGGCGATCTGGGGGAACAAGCTGTTCCCCGGTTTCGGAGACCGGTATCTGGCGGCGAACGGCCTGGAAGGACAGCAGACGGACGAGCCGGTTCAGGAGAACCGTCCTTACAACCTGTTCGAGCCGGTCGACGCCGACTTCGGGGCACGCGGCATCTTCGACGACCGTGCTTCGGATTCGAGCTGGCAGCTTTGGGTGACGACGCACCGCGGACTCGTCACAGCCGTCGGAGCCGCCGCCGTGCTCGTAGCAGCCGGCATGGCGGCCTGGTGGATGTGA
- a CDS encoding WD40 repeat domain-containing protein, translating into MHPNQHISRRAFLVAAGGTCVVSALASAGESRPPVTAAVFTPDGNQLATGSQAGIRLFGWPSLKPVGRIATQLSHVHDLVFASDGLHLAAAGGRPADEGTLEVFRWSDDALVRRSLMHDDLIYGVAPLPDDRWVSASADGTVNVIDRDGNIERTLTGHAKGVLTAVVLPDGATLVTAGLDQSLRVWNAATGELKRSLAIHTGPVLGLAVRPSEDPLPHPYVASISEDRTVRLWQPTIGRMVRFVRLVEVPLCVAWTHDGRYVAAGCRDGLVRIIDPDTVEVVAEYVAGSGYIWSLAAHPTRREFAAGGTDGIVTRIAVEQS; encoded by the coding sequence GTGCATCCGAACCAGCACATCAGTCGGCGTGCGTTCCTTGTTGCGGCAGGCGGAACGTGCGTCGTCAGCGCGCTCGCCAGTGCCGGTGAGTCCCGCCCACCCGTGACGGCGGCTGTCTTCACCCCGGACGGCAATCAGCTGGCGACCGGTTCGCAGGCGGGGATCCGCCTTTTCGGGTGGCCGTCTCTCAAACCCGTCGGCAGAATCGCCACACAGCTCTCTCATGTGCATGACCTCGTGTTTGCCTCGGATGGCCTTCATCTTGCCGCAGCAGGCGGACGTCCAGCCGACGAGGGGACGCTCGAAGTGTTCCGCTGGTCCGACGACGCACTCGTGCGGCGGTCCCTCATGCACGACGACCTGATCTACGGGGTGGCCCCTCTGCCGGACGATCGCTGGGTGTCTGCCTCGGCGGACGGAACGGTGAACGTCATCGACCGGGACGGGAACATCGAACGGACGCTGACCGGACACGCGAAGGGTGTCTTGACGGCGGTCGTGCTTCCGGACGGTGCGACGCTCGTGACGGCCGGTCTGGATCAGTCGTTGCGGGTGTGGAATGCCGCGACGGGAGAGCTGAAGCGATCGCTGGCGATCCACACCGGGCCTGTTCTCGGGCTGGCGGTCCGGCCGTCGGAGGACCCGCTTCCTCATCCGTACGTGGCATCGATCAGCGAAGACCGGACTGTGCGGCTGTGGCAACCGACGATCGGACGGATGGTCCGCTTCGTCCGGCTTGTTGAAGTGCCGCTCTGCGTCGCGTGGACCCACGATGGCCGGTACGTCGCGGCCGGCTGCCGAGATGGCCTCGTGCGGATCATCGATCCCGATACGGTCGAAGTTGTTGCAGAGTATGTGGCCGGCAGCGGATACATCTGGTCGCTGGCGGCCCATCCCACCCGGCGGGAGTTCGCGGCCGGTGGAACGGATGGCATCGTGACGCGGATCGCAGTCGAGCAGTCGTAG
- a CDS encoding DUF1549 and DUF1553 domain-containing protein, which translates to MLNAPALLISLALASTPRPGVDFDTQIIPLLTKAGCNSGACHGAAVGRGGFRLSLFGSNPSLDYERIVHELEGRRINLARPVESLLIEKPTEQISHEGGTRFDFEGPQAALLVEWIRAGAPRLQRRELEKLEISPREVRFTQPEQSQPLRVVAHFSDSTQEDVTGVTVLTSTDEGAVRVGPQGDVQVLRRGLHTVMLRYLDQVEAVRVLLPYTEETASTGLPESDNFIDEEIVATLAELQIPLSPAADDAELLRRTYLDLTGRLPTPEEVKAWLADDSPDRHARLVDRLLASDAFVDYWTLWWAQLLRVESQSLQKEGARTYHAWLREQVAANRPVDEMVRELLLATGDSYEQGPANFFRVAAGPRERAEFLSEALLGTRLRCANCHDHPLDRWTQDDYHGLAAILARLDGGRVVELTERGEVTHPRTGEPALPRIPGERFLDEPASALPELADWLVSADNDSFARSIVNRVWQRTMGRGLVEPVDDLRATNPPTHPELLDRLARNFLENGCDLRRTIRRIVTSEAYARSSRPLPGNAADSSFYSHAIERPLPPEVLADAITDVTGVAETYGGEPAGTRAVALFDGRAESQTLDVLGRCVRTESCEPEPAAGDLSRTLHLINGPLLNERLRDPEGRLHRLLAEGRSDQEILSEFYLRALSRYPTDAERQQWLDRFADLAGSERSAAWEDFVWALLCSREFGMRR; encoded by the coding sequence ATGTTGAATGCCCCTGCCCTCCTGATCTCGCTCGCACTCGCGTCGACACCCCGGCCCGGTGTCGATTTCGATACGCAGATCATCCCTCTGCTGACAAAGGCGGGCTGCAACAGCGGTGCCTGTCACGGAGCCGCCGTCGGGCGGGGGGGCTTCCGTCTGTCGCTTTTCGGCTCAAATCCGTCGCTCGACTACGAGCGGATCGTGCACGAGCTGGAAGGACGGCGAATCAACCTGGCTCGGCCCGTCGAAAGTCTGCTCATCGAGAAGCCGACCGAACAGATCTCGCACGAAGGGGGAACACGGTTCGATTTCGAGGGACCGCAAGCAGCCCTGCTCGTCGAGTGGATTCGCGCGGGAGCGCCGCGCCTGCAGCGGCGTGAACTTGAGAAGCTCGAGATCTCGCCACGTGAAGTTCGGTTCACGCAGCCCGAACAGTCTCAACCACTGAGAGTCGTCGCACACTTCAGCGACAGCACTCAAGAGGATGTCACCGGCGTCACCGTCCTCACATCGACCGACGAGGGGGCCGTGCGCGTTGGTCCGCAGGGGGACGTCCAGGTTCTGCGTCGCGGACTGCATACCGTCATGCTGCGATATCTCGACCAGGTGGAAGCGGTGCGCGTGTTGCTGCCGTATACGGAAGAGACTGCTTCAACCGGGCTGCCGGAGAGTGACAACTTCATTGACGAGGAGATCGTCGCGACCCTTGCCGAGCTGCAGATTCCCCTCAGCCCCGCCGCCGACGATGCCGAGTTGCTCCGGCGGACGTACCTCGATCTGACCGGTCGGCTGCCGACACCGGAGGAGGTCAAGGCGTGGCTTGCGGATGACTCGCCCGACCGGCACGCTCGACTCGTCGACCGGTTGCTGGCGAGTGATGCCTTTGTCGACTACTGGACCCTCTGGTGGGCGCAGCTGCTCCGCGTCGAATCACAGTCGCTGCAGAAAGAAGGAGCCCGCACATACCACGCCTGGCTGCGGGAGCAGGTGGCCGCCAACCGTCCGGTGGATGAGATGGTCCGCGAGCTGCTGCTGGCGACGGGGGACAGCTACGAACAGGGGCCGGCGAATTTCTTTCGCGTGGCGGCCGGGCCGCGGGAGCGGGCGGAGTTCCTCAGCGAGGCTCTGCTGGGAACACGGCTGCGGTGCGCGAACTGCCACGATCATCCGCTCGACCGGTGGACGCAGGACGACTACCACGGCCTCGCCGCGATTCTGGCCCGGCTCGATGGCGGCCGTGTGGTGGAGCTGACGGAGCGCGGCGAGGTGACGCATCCCCGCACCGGCGAGCCGGCGTTGCCGCGGATTCCCGGCGAACGCTTTCTGGATGAGCCGGCGTCGGCACTTCCCGAACTGGCTGACTGGCTCGTCTCGGCCGACAACGACAGCTTCGCCCGCTCGATCGTTAACCGTGTCTGGCAGCGGACAATGGGGCGGGGACTGGTCGAACCGGTCGATGACCTGCGGGCGACCAATCCGCCGACGCATCCGGAGTTGCTGGACCGGCTCGCACGAAACTTTCTGGAGAACGGTTGCGATCTGCGGCGGACGATCCGGCGGATCGTCACCAGCGAGGCGTACGCCCGCAGCAGCCGGCCACTTCCCGGCAATGCTGCCGACAGCAGCTTCTACTCCCATGCGATCGAACGTCCGCTTCCGCCGGAGGTGCTCGCCGATGCGATCACAGACGTGACCGGTGTGGCGGAAACCTATGGCGGCGAACCGGCCGGAACAAGGGCCGTCGCACTGTTTGATGGGCGGGCCGAGTCGCAGACTCTGGATGTGCTGGGACGTTGTGTCCGAACGGAATCGTGCGAACCGGAGCCCGCGGCCGGCGACCTCTCACGCACGCTGCATCTCATCAACGGACCGCTGCTGAATGAGCGACTCCGCGACCCCGAAGGTCGCCTGCACCGGTTGCTGGCCGAGGGCAGAAGCGATCAGGAGATTCTCAGCGAGTTCTACCTGCGGGCACTCTCGCGATATCCGACGGACGCGGAGCGCCAGCAGTGGCTCGACCGATTTGCTGATCTTGCAGGTTCGGAACGGTCTGCCGCGTGGGAAGACTTCGTGTGGGCCCTGCTCTGCAGCCGCGAGTTCGGCATGCGACGATAA
- a CDS encoding glycoside hydrolase family 15 protein, with protein sequence MEHQYPPISDYGLIGNGQSAALVRRNGSIDWCCWPRFDSPAIFCRILDANQGGYFRLAPSCGFRASREYVGPTNVLATTFTTDDGAIRVTDLMPAPRDDDASRQYPHRILRLVEGLEGSVELECEFFPTFDYARTRARYEARSGGAIAYGEDEALSLVTPVALQEEGRALLGQQRVTAGDRLWFVVTHGPTADAEGFLDVTPEDAQQELEHTLSYWKDWIGQCRYEGPYRGLVIRSALVLKLLVFQPTGGLVAAPTTSLPDEIGGERNWDYRFTWLRDSGLVLDALQLLGFHQESMQFIDWLQELGHVEDGHLRVVYRVDGTSAPTERALPHLEGYRQSQPVRVGNAAVEQTQVDVYGQVLDAVILCFERMPRRIDPELWELLTRLADQAAAHWQTKDRGPWEMRGEPQHYVYTKLYCWVGLDRAIRFAEDAGLDGNVDEWKRQRDAVRDAILERGYDPQEQTFTQTFENRHIDASVLPVGLSGILPPDDDRIRSTVERVREELSRDGLVYRYGMDDGLPGRDATFTLCSYWLVMNLARLGELEDACRIFDRICGHANDLGLLSEQIDAESGQLLGNFPQGFAHLGLIRAALAIAEADRTGRSTT encoded by the coding sequence ATGGAACACCAGTACCCGCCCATCTCGGACTACGGACTGATTGGCAACGGGCAGAGTGCCGCTCTGGTTCGCCGCAACGGCTCGATCGACTGGTGCTGCTGGCCCCGGTTTGACAGCCCGGCCATCTTCTGCCGCATCCTCGACGCCAATCAGGGGGGCTACTTCCGGCTTGCGCCATCCTGCGGTTTCAGAGCGTCGCGCGAGTACGTGGGGCCGACGAACGTTCTGGCAACGACGTTCACGACCGACGACGGAGCCATCCGCGTCACGGATCTGATGCCGGCCCCGCGCGATGACGATGCTTCGCGGCAGTACCCTCATCGGATTCTGCGCCTGGTGGAAGGTCTCGAGGGATCGGTCGAACTGGAATGTGAGTTCTTTCCGACCTTTGATTATGCCCGCACCCGGGCTCGCTACGAGGCTCGATCCGGAGGAGCGATCGCGTACGGCGAAGACGAAGCCCTCAGCCTGGTGACGCCGGTCGCGCTGCAGGAGGAGGGGCGTGCACTGCTCGGACAGCAGCGAGTGACTGCGGGAGACCGGCTGTGGTTTGTCGTGACTCATGGCCCTACGGCCGATGCGGAAGGCTTTCTGGACGTCACGCCCGAAGACGCGCAGCAGGAACTCGAACATACGCTCTCGTACTGGAAGGACTGGATCGGGCAGTGCCGGTACGAGGGTCCGTATCGCGGCCTGGTGATCCGCAGTGCCCTGGTGCTGAAGCTGCTGGTCTTTCAGCCGACCGGAGGTCTGGTTGCCGCCCCCACCACGTCCCTTCCGGACGAGATCGGTGGCGAGCGGAACTGGGACTACCGGTTCACCTGGCTGCGGGACAGCGGGCTGGTACTGGATGCGCTCCAGCTGCTCGGTTTCCATCAGGAATCAATGCAGTTCATCGACTGGCTGCAGGAACTCGGCCATGTCGAGGACGGTCATCTGCGCGTCGTCTACCGTGTCGACGGCACGTCAGCCCCGACAGAACGTGCGCTTCCGCATCTGGAGGGTTATCGCCAGTCGCAGCCGGTCCGCGTGGGAAATGCGGCGGTGGAGCAGACGCAGGTCGACGTTTACGGGCAGGTCCTCGACGCCGTGATCCTCTGCTTCGAGCGAATGCCCCGGAGAATCGACCCCGAACTCTGGGAGCTGCTCACAAGGCTCGCCGACCAGGCGGCGGCTCACTGGCAGACGAAAGACCGCGGCCCGTGGGAGATGCGGGGAGAACCTCAGCACTACGTCTACACGAAGCTCTACTGCTGGGTCGGCCTCGATCGGGCGATCCGGTTTGCCGAAGACGCCGGTCTGGACGGCAACGTCGATGAGTGGAAGCGCCAGCGTGACGCGGTCCGCGATGCGATTCTCGAGCGTGGGTACGATCCGCAGGAACAGACTTTCACCCAGACGTTCGAGAACCGGCACATCGACGCCAGCGTGCTGCCGGTCGGACTTTCCGGCATCCTGCCGCCGGATGATGACCGCATCCGTTCGACCGTGGAACGGGTTCGCGAAGAACTGTCCCGCGACGGACTGGTATACCGGTACGGGATGGATGACGGACTCCCGGGACGGGACGCGACGTTTACGCTCTGCAGTTACTGGCTGGTCATGAATCTGGCCCGGCTCGGAGAACTGGAGGACGCCTGCCGGATCTTCGACAGGATCTGCGGCCATGCGAATGATCTGGGGCTGCTCTCTGAACAGATTGACGCCGAAAGCGGCCAGCTTCTGGGCAACTTCCCGCAGGGGTTCGCCCACCTCGGATTGATCCGGGCGGCACTTGCGATCGCTGAAGCCGACAGGACAGGAAGGTCAACAACATGA
- a CDS encoding DUF1501 domain-containing protein encodes MTSHDPRESNLLSRRRLLQCGSAATLSLGLFGRLPVAGAAREVTPRANQCILIWLDGGPSHLDTFDLKPEAPEEVRGPFAPIDTSAPGIQVSEHLPETARQMQHVAVIRSMTSPLGEHNFGSHYLLTGYRPTPVLEYPGYGSVLSHLQESDGLLPANIAVPDHNPEGGAGFLPAAAAPFDVGSDPARPDFRVQDLDLFAGIDPSRLDRRKEFLDAFDRFSAGAGNQQPTDAGFEQAYRLIASGDAKRAFDLASEPRSTRDRYGRRTIGQACLLARRLVEAGVPFVTVRDRGWDTHTDLYNRLKEGFTGGSVGKVPTLDLAYSALLADLDERGLLDETLVILMGEFGRTPKINTRGGRDHWPRVFSVALAGGGITGGQVIGRSDAHAESPADRPVTPEDLARTVYTLLGIDPDHELMTPDGRPVAVNRGGELITEVL; translated from the coding sequence ATGACTTCACACGACCCGAGGGAATCGAATCTGCTGAGCCGTCGGCGACTGCTGCAGTGCGGTTCTGCGGCAACGCTGAGCCTGGGGCTGTTCGGCCGGCTGCCGGTTGCCGGCGCGGCCCGGGAAGTGACTCCGCGGGCGAATCAGTGCATCCTGATTTGGCTGGACGGCGGTCCCAGTCACCTCGATACCTTCGACCTCAAGCCGGAAGCACCGGAGGAAGTCCGCGGTCCGTTCGCCCCGATCGACACGTCGGCGCCGGGCATTCAGGTCAGCGAGCATCTGCCCGAGACCGCCCGGCAGATGCAGCATGTGGCCGTCATCCGCTCGATGACGTCGCCGCTCGGTGAGCACAATTTCGGCAGCCATTACCTGCTGACCGGTTACCGCCCGACGCCGGTTCTCGAGTACCCCGGCTACGGTTCGGTCCTGTCGCATCTGCAGGAAAGCGACGGGCTGCTCCCGGCGAATATCGCTGTCCCGGACCACAATCCCGAAGGAGGCGCCGGCTTCCTGCCCGCCGCTGCCGCTCCATTTGATGTCGGCAGTGATCCCGCCCGGCCAGACTTCCGCGTGCAGGATCTCGATCTGTTTGCCGGCATTGATCCGTCCCGGCTCGACCGGCGGAAGGAGTTCCTCGACGCGTTCGACCGGTTCTCCGCAGGTGCCGGGAATCAACAACCAACCGATGCCGGTTTTGAACAGGCGTACCGGCTGATCGCATCGGGAGACGCGAAGCGGGCGTTCGATCTCGCTTCCGAGCCTCGCAGTACACGGGACCGCTACGGCCGTCGCACCATCGGTCAGGCCTGTCTGCTTGCCCGACGACTTGTGGAAGCGGGCGTCCCGTTTGTCACCGTTCGCGATCGCGGCTGGGACACCCACACCGATCTATACAACCGGCTGAAGGAGGGCTTTACCGGCGGATCGGTCGGCAAGGTGCCGACGCTCGACCTGGCGTACTCCGCACTGCTCGCCGACCTCGATGAGCGGGGGCTGCTGGACGAAACGCTCGTCATCCTGATGGGAGAGTTCGGTCGCACGCCCAAGATCAACACCCGCGGCGGGCGGGACCACTGGCCGCGTGTCTTCAGCGTCGCGCTGGCGGGTGGCGGCATCACGGGAGGACAGGTGATCGGCCGCAGCGACGCCCACGCCGAAAGCCCTGCCGATCGACCGGTCACTCCTGAAGACCTGGCCCGCACAGTTTATACGCTGCTCGGCATCGATCCCGATCATGAACTGATGACGCCCGACGGTCGCCCCGTCGCCGTCAACCGCGGCGGTGAGCTGATAACGGAAGTGCTTTAA
- a CDS encoding mechanosensitive ion channel family protein, translated as MLSPWRLPFAPRHASYFTLVLVAVLFGRCGVATGQTPAPSSGSQQQTLRPTSGAADFFEVLESGGDLLVGLVRPDEKEPTVDDPRWNSLKSPRDTVMTFLEAMRHVEHGRSEAWPRAEKAFSMPADSDRDIREVAARLKEIFDRLPKVSPGLMPGPEQVNANDIRRFELFPRALDHKWLWEALDSPPDGTIVLAASEDGQWRFTPATIRQIPGLASSLTGVPPRTHDNRRGELFLNTFSPALTETPWWGWVSIVAGIGGGILLARLFMMGFEYLARRCETRDWYVLARAWRAVGRPMILLCIALGALVGSGPVELGVTLSAFRWELVKLTLVVALSWLVVEAVDLLVIGSRQWLTNGDDNYIRMGTVFLRRVLRVAVAIVLAVFVLQNLLQVNLTALLGGLGLITLAFSLAAQDAVKNLFGATMVFMSRPFLVGDWVKFRDRLGEVEDVSLQVTRIRLLSGELWTVPNMNFTEEPVENLSLRFYKRREMNVQIPYDTPPQKIAAATRILHEVLTSDEVVSEGFCRLEEREPVISFHEFGSYYYNIRVYYWYFMSEGGDKPQRETDRGWFSYLEHCDLVNRRIVEAFEKEGIEFAFPTQSLFLANDPERGLRLTEQQASQNGETGHPQEQMADR; from the coding sequence ATGCTTTCCCCATGGCGGCTCCCCTTTGCGCCGCGACACGCCAGTTACTTCACACTCGTACTCGTCGCCGTGTTGTTTGGCCGCTGCGGCGTCGCCACCGGCCAGACTCCCGCTCCATCAAGCGGCAGTCAGCAACAGACTCTCCGTCCGACGTCAGGCGCGGCCGACTTTTTCGAAGTGCTGGAGTCGGGGGGCGACCTGCTTGTCGGTCTGGTCCGTCCGGACGAGAAAGAGCCGACGGTCGACGACCCGCGGTGGAACTCTCTGAAGAGTCCGCGGGACACAGTCATGACGTTTCTGGAAGCAATGCGTCACGTCGAACATGGACGGTCCGAGGCCTGGCCGCGTGCGGAAAAGGCGTTCTCGATGCCGGCCGACAGCGACCGCGACATTCGTGAGGTCGCAGCGCGGCTCAAGGAGATTTTCGACCGGCTTCCGAAGGTTTCTCCGGGACTGATGCCGGGACCAGAACAGGTCAACGCGAATGACATTCGCCGCTTCGAACTGTTCCCCAGGGCTCTGGATCACAAATGGCTCTGGGAGGCCCTCGATTCACCACCGGATGGAACGATCGTGCTGGCCGCGTCCGAAGACGGTCAGTGGAGATTCACTCCAGCAACCATCCGGCAGATCCCCGGCCTCGCAAGCAGTCTCACCGGCGTCCCTCCCCGCACTCACGACAACCGCCGGGGCGAACTGTTTCTCAACACCTTCAGCCCGGCGCTGACGGAAACTCCCTGGTGGGGCTGGGTCTCGATCGTGGCCGGGATCGGCGGAGGCATCCTGCTCGCCCGGCTGTTCATGATGGGATTTGAGTACCTGGCCAGACGCTGTGAAACGCGGGACTGGTATGTCCTCGCGCGGGCCTGGCGCGCCGTGGGGCGGCCAATGATCCTGCTCTGCATCGCCCTGGGAGCCCTCGTCGGCTCCGGTCCTGTCGAACTGGGCGTGACGCTGTCGGCGTTTCGGTGGGAACTCGTCAAACTGACGCTGGTGGTGGCGCTCAGCTGGCTGGTCGTGGAGGCAGTCGATCTGCTCGTGATCGGCTCCCGGCAGTGGCTGACGAACGGCGACGACAACTACATTCGCATGGGAACGGTCTTCCTGCGCCGCGTCCTGCGCGTGGCCGTCGCGATCGTCCTCGCCGTGTTTGTTCTGCAGAATCTGTTGCAGGTCAATCTGACGGCACTGCTGGGAGGGCTCGGGCTGATCACTCTCGCGTTTTCGCTGGCGGCCCAGGACGCCGTCAAGAATCTGTTCGGAGCCACCATGGTCTTCATGAGTCGCCCGTTTCTCGTGGGGGACTGGGTGAAGTTTCGGGACCGACTTGGCGAAGTCGAAGACGTCAGCCTGCAGGTGACGCGGATCCGTTTGCTGAGTGGAGAGTTGTGGACCGTCCCGAACATGAACTTCACCGAAGAGCCGGTCGAAAACCTTTCGCTGCGTTTCTACAAGCGCCGGGAAATGAACGTCCAAATCCCCTACGACACTCCGCCGCAGAAGATCGCTGCAGCGACACGGATTCTGCACGAGGTGCTCACATCGGACGAGGTCGTCAGTGAAGGGTTCTGCCGGCTGGAAGAGCGCGAGCCGGTCATCAGCTTTCACGAATTCGGATCGTACTACTACAACATTCGGGTCTATTACTGGTACTTCATGTCCGAAGGAGGAGACAAGCCGCAGCGTGAGACCGACCGGGGATGGTTCTCATATCTCGAACACTGCGATCTGGTGAACCGTCGAATCGTCGAAGCGTTCGAGAAGGAAGGAATCGAGTTCGCGTTTCCGACGCAGTCGCTGTTCCTGGCCAATGATCCCGAACGGGGCTTGCGGCTGACGGAGCAGCAGGCTTCGCAGAACGGGGAGACTGGTCACCCTCAGGAGCAGATGGCAGACCGGTAA